In the Pontibacillus sp. HMF3514 genome, TTAGCACCAAAACCATCATCACTACCATAGCGAGGAATTAGATGGATATGTAAATGGAATACGGATTGACCTGCAGGCTCTTCATTATTGTTTAGAATGTTTAGACCTACGGGTTTATACGTTTCTTTAATGGCATTTGCGATTTTTGGAACGCGTGCAAAAAGGTTTTCAGCCACCTTTTCGTCAGTACCATAAATGTCTTTTGTGTGCTGTTTAGGAATAACAAGAGTGTGTCCCTTGGTTACTTGGCTAATATCGAGGAATGCATATACGTGTTCATCTTCATAAACTTTCGCAGAAGGAATTTCTCCGTCGATAATTTTACAAAAAATACAATCTTGGCTCATGTGAATCCTCCATTCGATTTTGATTAATCTTATCGTACCAAATAAGAGAGGCTTATCCAAAGTGAAAGCAAGAATTTTTGAGGCTTTCAGCAAAGTAATCATAATAAAATAATAAAAGGCAAAGCACTTCCGAAGAAGTACTTTGCCGAAGAAGGCGAGAGTAAGTTGTCGGTGTATCTAAATGGATACATTGGGGACTACTCTGACATGCGTGGGGTCGCCACTATGTTTGAATCAGCGGTAAGCGATTCAAAAATCATGCACAGAGTGCGCTATTATACCTGCTGTCAACACCTCATTTGTCTAAGAAAATGTGTGTGTTTCAACCTCAAACCTAATGGTGGAGATCTAAATCAGCATGGTCTTTCACTGACACCTCATTTCGATTTTTAAGCCTAAACTTAAGAACTTCAAGGGTCGTTCAGTGATCGGTAACGACAAATTACTCTGTTGCCTTCAAGAGTTATATTGCACAAAATCATAAGATACTATGCGGATTTTTTATAGGAGTTGTATTTAATCCTTATTCCGTTATATGGCAGTTATCTTGAATAAGCTGGTGCGGGATGGTTCCGTTACGTTTATGCAGTTCGGCGGGCAGTGGTCTCTTGGGAAGGGACAGTAATCCCTCGGGTAGGCGACGGAATCGCTCGGGTAGGTGACGGAATCGCTCGGGTAGGTGACGGAATCGCTCGGGTAAGCGACGGAATCGCTCGGGTAGGCGACGGAATCGCTTGGGTAAGCGACGGAATCGCTCGGGTAGGCGATGGAATCGCTTGGGTAGCCGATGAAAAGCTCGTATTATCTCGAATCCAAGTCTTCCAAATAAGGGGGCTTAAAATAGAAGATATATAATCTCCAACAGTGAAAACGAGCTTTTCCATGTCGATTGATGTCTTTTCTTGGTTTTGCTTTGTTAAAGTGTAAGGAGAATGATAAAATTTGAAAGAGCGAAGCATGAAGAGAGGGATACTTGTATGAGTGCATTATTACATATTAAAGATCTAGTTGGTGGCTATACACATAAGAACGTTTTACATGGCATTTCATTTGATATCCAACCCGGTGAAATTGTTGGGTTAATCGGTCTTAATGGGGCAGGGAAAAGTACAACCATTAAGCATGTTATTGGATTAATGCAACAAAAGCAGGGAGAAGTGCTCATTGATGGGCAATCTTTTCAAGATAACCCTGAAGCATACCGCGGGAAATTTTCTTATATTCCAGAGATGCCTGTATTATATGACGAGTTAACATTAGAAGAGCATCTCCGATTAACGGCGATGGCATATGGATTATCAGAAGATGTATTCAAACAACGTCTTCAACCATTATTAAAAGAATTTCGAATGGAGAAAAAATTAAATTGGTTCCCTGTGCATTTTTCGAAAGGAATGCGTCAAAAAGTTATGATCATGTGTGCCTTTTTAGTGGAACCATCCTTATATATTGTGGATGAACCGTTTGTTGGATTAGATCCATTAGGCATTCAGTCTTACTTACAACTAATGAATGATATGAAAGCGCAAGGTGCAGGGGTATTAATGTCTACACATATCTTAGCAACAGCTGAACGGTATTGTGATCGTTTTGTAATCATTCATGAAGGAGAAGTTCGTGCAAAAGGAACATTAGAAGAACTTCGAGCATCATTCCAAATGCCAGATGCAACGTTGGATGACCTTTACGTCCAACTAACAAAGGAAGATGATCAATGATTAACGCAAGAACACTCTGGAGAGATCGGCTTCAGAATCATGCCAAAGAGATGAACCGATACTTACGTTTAATGTTTAATGATCATTTTTCGTTTGCGATGTTTTTCTTTTTAGTTGGAATGGCCTATGTGTATCAACAATGGTTAAGTTCTTTGCCAGAAGATTTTCCAACAGCTTGGCTTATGGCTATCGTTTTTGGATTGGTCATAGCCTATAGTCCTGTTCGCACACTGTTAAAAGAAGCCGATCTGGTTTTCTTACTACCTGCTGAATCACAGCTTGGGCCATTTTTCCGAAATGGATGGTTATATAGTTTTTTCACGCAAGTCTTTTACTTATTTTTTATTGTTGTAGCATTCGGGCCACTTTATTTCACATCGTTCCCAGAGCGCAGCATAACCGAATACGTTTTGTTTTGCGTGGTTCTGGTCGTTTTTAAGGCTTGGAATCTGCTTGCCCATTGGTGGGAAGTAAATAGCCGCATGAGATACAGTGGATATCTGGACACTATCTTTCGTATTGTTCTTAATACCTTAACGTTTTATTTCATTGTGGTTGGTGATGCGCTTTTATTTGCGGCAATAACTACGGTCTTATTCTTTGGCGTTATGATGTATGATTACACGCTAGCGAAAAAACGACGTGGAATTGCATGGGATGTATTAATTGAAAAAGAATCAGCTCGCATGCAAGCATTTTATCGAATTGCCAATCTCTTTACTGATGTGCCCCATCTTAAGAAAACTATTAAAAAGCGCCATTGGCTTGTCCGCTTATTAAAAGAGCCAATTTCACATGCGTCTGGAAATAGTTATGATTATCTGTATCGGATCACATTTGTTCGAAGTAGTGATTATTTAGGGATGTATCTTCGACTGCTTGTCATAGCAGGAGCGCTAGTCTATTACGTTCCAAATATATGGGTGAAGTTAGGGTTTGCTTTCTTATTTCTTTATTTAAGTGGTTTTCAGATGATGACGCTTTGGCAACACCACCGCCACTTAGACTGGCTTGAGCTTTATCCTGTTCCTTTAGAGCAAAGGAAGAGCGCGCTTTTAAAATGGCTATTCCAATTGTTATTATTCAAAACCTTTGTATTAGGTGTAGTCTTCCTGTTCCTATGGAATTTGTTAGGGCTAGCTTTCGTATGGATTGGTGGAGCATTGTTAAGCTATGTGCTCGTTTACAAGTATTTATCCAAAAGACTGACGTAATGGAACTCCCCTCGAGTAAATGGCTTGAGGGGATTCTTGTATAGAGAAGGAGTGCTGAGGATGTTGGAAACAACGTATAATGACAAAGCTTTACGGGAAGCAAAGCGTTGGGTAAAGCAAATGGAAAAGCGTTCTTCGTTATTACAACGTACATCGAAACGTATGCAAACAGCTGTAAATAAAAAAATACCTGATCGTGTGCATGCTGTTGTAACAGATAGTATTAAGCGAATGATTGAGCTATCTTTGACAAGTTCTCATTATATTTATCCGATTGAAGTAGATCCATCTTGGTCTTTAAAAGAAAGAGAAGAGGCTGTAAAAGAAAGGCTTACGCAATATAAACGAACAGCTGCACTTGAAGGTGCTGGTACAGGAGCTGGTGGCATTCTTCTGGGGATGGCTGACTTTCCTTTACTGCTCTCTATAAAAATGAAATTTCTATTTGATGTTGGTCGAATTTATGGGTATGATGTTCGAAAATATGAAGAGCGTATGTACTTATTACACTTGTTTATTTTAGCTTTTTCAAGCGATGAGAAGAGACAAAGTGTATTAAAAACCGTACTGGACTGGGAAGAAAATAAGGAAGAGTGGCGTGAAGTAGATTGGAAAACACTACAGCTTGAATATCGTGACTCCATTGATTTTGCTAAAGTTCTTCAACTCATTCCAGGTTTAGGCGCTATTGTAGGTGCTGTGGCTAATTTTCATTTTTTAGAAAAACTAGGTGAGACAGCTACTAATGCGTATCGATTAAGAATATTGGATAAATAAAAGCCACTTTGAGGATGTCAAAGTGGCTTTAGTTAATTATTGGTGTTTATTTTGATATTCAAGAAAGCTACTAAATAATGTTTTTGCGGCAATAGGTAATGCGCGTTCATCGAAATCAAATTTTGGATGGTGATGAGCGTATACATGACCTTCTTTTTGAGCGCCAGTAAAGTAATAGGCACCTGGCTTTTCTAAAAGGTAATAAGAGAAGTCCTCACCGGTCATAACAGGTGATACAAACTGTGCCTTTTCTACACCTGGTGTTTGGGATGCAGCATCTAACACTAATTGTGCTTCTGCTTTATGATTGATAATGGGTGGGTAACCTCTATTGTATTGGAAATCATAATCAGCTTCATGAGCTGTACAAGCTCCTTTGATTTGATTTTCCATTTCTTTAATGACGGTTTCTTGAATATCTTGACCGAACGTTCGAACGGTCCCTGTTATTTTAGCCGTATCAGCAATAACATTAAAGGCTTTTCCAGCTTCAAAAGTCCCTACAGTAACCACAGCTGATCGAAGTGGATCGATTTTACGACTCACAATTTGCTGGAGTGATGTAACTAGTTGTGATGCGATTAGAATAGAGTCTTTTGTTTGATGTGGGATCGCACCATGTCCACCTTTTCCTTGAATCGTGATCTCAAAAGCATCGGCTCCAGCGAAAAATGCTTCAGGAGCAGTTTCAATTGTGCCAACTTCCGTGCTAATCCATAAATGGGTTCCAAACACGGCATCTACACCTTCTAATGCCCCGTCTTCAATCATTGGTTTCGCTCCACCGGGGGTGAACTCTTCAGCATGTTGATGGAGAAAGACAATGGTTCCTGGAATATCATCTTTATATGGAAGAAGGGCTTTTGCTAAGCATAATAAAGCGGCTGTGTGACCATCAT is a window encoding:
- a CDS encoding EcsC family protein, which codes for MLETTYNDKALREAKRWVKQMEKRSSLLQRTSKRMQTAVNKKIPDRVHAVVTDSIKRMIELSLTSSHYIYPIEVDPSWSLKEREEAVKERLTQYKRTAALEGAGTGAGGILLGMADFPLLLSIKMKFLFDVGRIYGYDVRKYEERMYLLHLFILAFSSDEKRQSVLKTVLDWEENKEEWREVDWKTLQLEYRDSIDFAKVLQLIPGLGAIVGAVANFHFLEKLGETATNAYRLRILDK
- a CDS encoding HIT family protein; this encodes MSQDCIFCKIIDGEIPSAKVYEDEHVYAFLDISQVTKGHTLVIPKQHTKDIYGTDEKVAENLFARVPKIANAIKETYKPVGLNILNNNEEPAGQSVFHLHIHLIPRYGSDDGFGAKWETHSDDYTPEDLQQIASDIGKHIK
- a CDS encoding ABC transporter ATP-binding protein — translated: MSALLHIKDLVGGYTHKNVLHGISFDIQPGEIVGLIGLNGAGKSTTIKHVIGLMQQKQGEVLIDGQSFQDNPEAYRGKFSYIPEMPVLYDELTLEEHLRLTAMAYGLSEDVFKQRLQPLLKEFRMEKKLNWFPVHFSKGMRQKVMIMCAFLVEPSLYIVDEPFVGLDPLGIQSYLQLMNDMKAQGAGVLMSTHILATAERYCDRFVIIHEGEVRAKGTLEELRASFQMPDATLDDLYVQLTKEDDQ
- a CDS encoding ABC transporter permease — encoded protein: MINARTLWRDRLQNHAKEMNRYLRLMFNDHFSFAMFFFLVGMAYVYQQWLSSLPEDFPTAWLMAIVFGLVIAYSPVRTLLKEADLVFLLPAESQLGPFFRNGWLYSFFTQVFYLFFIVVAFGPLYFTSFPERSITEYVLFCVVLVVFKAWNLLAHWWEVNSRMRYSGYLDTIFRIVLNTLTFYFIVVGDALLFAAITTVLFFGVMMYDYTLAKKRRGIAWDVLIEKESARMQAFYRIANLFTDVPHLKKTIKKRHWLVRLLKEPISHASGNSYDYLYRITFVRSSDYLGMYLRLLVIAGALVYYVPNIWVKLGFAFLFLYLSGFQMMTLWQHHRHLDWLELYPVPLEQRKSALLKWLFQLLLFKTFVLGVVFLFLWNLLGLAFVWIGGALLSYVLVYKYLSKRLT
- a CDS encoding amidohydrolase → MWEKIYQEIDSYFDEMVHIRRYLHQHPELSFQETETAKYIANQYEELGIPYRANVGGNGVVATLEGGKPGKTIALRADFDALPIQDEKDVPYKSTVPGVMHACGHDGHTAALLCLAKALLPYKDDIPGTIVFLHQHAEEFTPGGAKPMIEDGALEGVDAVFGTHLWISTEVGTIETAPEAFFAGADAFEITIQGKGGHGAIPHQTKDSILIASQLVTSLQQIVSRKIDPLRSAVVTVGTFEAGKAFNVIADTAKITGTVRTFGQDIQETVIKEMENQIKGACTAHEADYDFQYNRGYPPIINHKAEAQLVLDAASQTPGVEKAQFVSPVMTGEDFSYYLLEKPGAYYFTGAQKEGHVYAHHHPKFDFDERALPIAAKTLFSSFLEYQNKHQ